The window GGGCGACCCGGCTCTCCGAGAAGGAGCCCACGCACACCCGGTCCCAGACCCGGGCCCGCGCGATCAGGTTCACCAACGGGTGCAGGGCGCTCTCGGCCTTGACGTCGACGTTCCAGCGGGCCTCCGGGAACTCCTCCAGGAGGTCCTCGAACAGGGCCAGGGGCTCGGAGCCCGCCACCCGGGCCTCCCGGATCCGCTTCCACGGCAGTTCGGCGATCCGCCCGCTCCCGTCGGTGACCCGGTCCAGGGTGGAGTCGTGGAAGGCGACCAGCTTCCCGTCGACCGTGGCGTGCACATCGGTCTCGAAGTAGCGGTAACCCGCGTCGGCCGCCCGGTGGAAGGCGGCGGCGGTGTTCTCCAGCCCGTCCGCGGCCCCTCCCCGGTGCGCGAAGGGGATGGGAGCGGGATGGTCCAGATACGGGTGCCGAAGGCGTACGTGCGTCACGGCGGCAGTATGCCCCCTGCCGCCGATGGGACGGGAGCGTCCGGATGGCCGCGGGGTGAACGCGACCGCGCCGGAGGGCCCCCGCCGTGCCCCCTTCCGCCCTCCCGGGAGCCCCGTGGCTCGAATGGACCGCCCCGTGACACCCTGGATCGCGCAGAACCAATCCAATACCGGTCGCCCCTCGGACCGGACGGGGCCAATTCGACGAAGGTGGACCGGACAGCATGGCTCAGTGGACCTCGGCGGTCGGCGCCGCACAGCTCGCCCGCCTCATCACCTCGCAGCAGGGGCGCTCCGCCACGTCCGGCACGCGCAAGCCGCCCGCCTACCGCAGCCTCGCCGACGGCATCCGGCTCCTCGTCCTCGAAGGGCGCGTCCCCGTCGCCGCCCGGCTGCCCGCCGAGCGGGAGCTGGCCGTCGCGCTCACCGTCAGCCGCACCACCGTCGCCGCCGCCTACGAGGCCCTGCGCGGCGAAGGCTTCCTCGAATCCCGCCGGGGCGCCGGCAGCTGGACCGCCGTGCCCGCCGGGAACCCGCTTCCCGCCCGGGGCCTGGAACCCCTGCCGCCCGAGTCCCTCGGCTCGATGATCGACCTCGGCTGCGCCGCCCTGCCGGCCCCCGAGCCCTGGCTCACCAAGGCCGTCCAGGGAGCCCTGGAGGAACTGCCGCCGTACGCGCACACCCACGGCGACTACCCCGCCGGCCTGCCCGCCCTGCGCAGGATGCTCGCCGACCGCTACACCGAGCGCGGCATCCCCACGATGCCCGAGCAGATCATGGTGACCACCGGGGCCATGGGCGCCATCGACGCCATCTGCAGCCTCTTCGCGGGACGCGGCGAACGCATCGCCGTCGAATCCCCGTCCTACGCCAACATCCTCCAGCTCATGCGCGCCGCCGGGGTGCGCCTCGTACCCGTCGCGATGGCCGCCGGGCTGAGCGGCTGGGACATGGACGTCTGGCGGCAGGTGCTGCGCGACTCCGCCCCCCGGCTCGCCTACGTGGTCGCCGACTTCCACAACCCCACCGGCGCCCTCGCCCCGGACGAACAGCGCCGCGCGATGGTGGAGGCGGCCCGCTCGGCCGGCACCGTGCTCGTCGCCGACGAGACCATGGCCGAACTCCGGCTGGACCCGGACGTGGAGATGCCCCGTCCGGTCTGCGCCTTCGACCCCGCCGGCTCCACGGTCGTCACCGTCGGTTCCGCGAGCAAGGCCTTCTGGGCCGGCATGCGCATCGGCTGGGTCCGCGCGGCCCCCGACGTCATCCGCAGCCTGGTCGCGGCCCGCGCGTACGCCGACCTCGGCACGCCCGTGCTCGAACAGCTCGCGGTGAACTGGCTGATGCGGACCGGGGGCTGGGAGGAGGCCGTCGGGATCCGCCGCGACCAGGCCCGGGAGAACCGCGACGCGCTCGTCGCCGCGGTACGCCGGGAACTGCCCGACTGGGAGTTCCAGGTCCCCCGGGGCGGCCTCACCCTGTGGGCCCGCGCGGGCGGACTGTCCGGGTCCCGGCTGGCCGAGGTGGGGGAGCGGGTCGGCGTACGGGTCCCCTCGGGCCCCCGGTTCGGCGTGGACGGGGCCTTCGAGGGGTACGTCCGGCTGCCGTTCACGGTCGGCGGCCCGGTGGCCGAGGAGGCCGCCTCGCGGCTCGCGGCGGCGGCCCGGCTGGTCGGCACGGGCGCCGGCGGCAGCGGGGCGGAACCCCCGCGCACGTTCGTCGCCTGAGGGCTGTCGACGGTCGGGTGCCCGCTACGGCCCGACCGGCCACGGGCCGCGCGCGGGCGGTGTCTCCGCCGGCACCTCCGCGCTCTCCCGGGCGTCGATCGCGGGGCCCTGCGCCTGGGCCGGGGGCTGGACGATGTGCAGCGGCTTCGACGGCGTGACGTGCTCCTCGACCGCCGGCGGCCGGGCCTGTCGCTCCGGCAGCAGCTCCAGCACCGCCTGACGGTGCGCCGGATGCGCGGCGTCGTCGTACGGGTCCGGGGTCGCGGGCACCTGCACCCGGTGCACGGGGCCCGTGCCGAGCCGCGCGTACCCGCGCCCGGGCGGCACCATCGCGGTCGGGGTGGTGTGCGGGGGCAGGCCGAGCACGTCGGTGATCTGCTGGATCGAGGCGGAGCCGAGCACGACGCGGGCCCGGGTGTGCTGCCAGACGGCGTCGTCGAGCAGTTCCAGGTGCTCGAACTGTTCCGCGACCACCACCGTGACGTGCGCGGCCCGACCGTGACGCAACGGCACCTGGAGCCGCGCGAGGGGGTCGGGCCGCCCCTCGGCCGCCGCGAGGTGGGTGAGCACGCTGGGGCGGTCGAGCAGGATCCACAGCGGGCGCCGGGTGTCCTCGGGCAGGGGCCGGCCGGCCTCGCGGGCCCGGTGGGTGGCGACGAGCCGTCGCTCGGTCTCGTGCGCGGCCCACTCCAGGATGGCCGGCGCGCCCTTGGGGCCGCACTCCACGGCCAGGACGCCCGCGCGGCCGGAGAGGCAGGAGTACTCGCCGCTGCCGCCGCCCTCGACGATCAGCACGTCGCCGTCGTGGTGGAGCGCCTGGAGGGCGATCGAGCGCAGCAGGGTGGACGTCCCGCTGCCGGGTTGGCCGACGGCCAGCAGGTGCGGTTCGGTGGAGCGGGGGCCGGTGCGCCAGATCACCGGGGGCACGTCCCGGGTCTGTTCCCCTTCCGCGACGGGCAGGGTGCGCTGGACGCCGCCCGCGTCGGTGAGGCCGAGGACGGTCTCGCCGGGGGAGGTGACGAACCGTTGGGCGGCGATGCCCGTCGGCAGCGCCTCCAGCACGCTCAGGTCGAGCTGGTTGGCCTCCTCGTCCCAGTCGAAGAGGTACTCCCGCCCGCGCCCGGACTTGGCGTGCAGCAGGGCCTCGATCCGGGCCCGCGAGGCGAGCTCCCCGTCGGCGAAGTAGGCCGGGTAGCGGATGCGGAGCCGGGTGACGCGGCCCGCGTCGTCGAAGACGTGGCCGCTGAAGGCCCGGTCCCATTCCCCGCCGTGGGCGAAGAGCGGGTTCGGGTCCTCGGGGATGGAGAAGTACGGCACGAGCGCCTCGTAGAGGGAGGCGAGCCGCTCCGTCTCGGCGTCGCTGGGACCGGTCTTCACCGGGGTGCGGTCGCGTCCGTGC of the Streptomyces sp. NBC_01426 genome contains:
- a CDS encoding glycerophosphodiester phosphodiesterase family protein — protein: MTHVRLRHPYLDHPAPIPFAHRGGAADGLENTAAAFHRAADAGYRYFETDVHATVDGKLVAFHDSTLDRVTDGSGRIAELPWKRIREARVAGSEPLALFEDLLEEFPEARWNVDVKAESALHPLVNLIARARVWDRVCVGSFSESRVARAQKIAGPRLATSYGVRGVLGLRLRSFAIPAALRAGAVAAQVPETQAGVRVVDRRFVRTAHERGLQVHVWTVNEPERMDSLLDMGVDGIMTDRIDILRTVLDRRGAWA
- a CDS encoding SCO1417 family MocR-like transcription factor; protein product: MAQWTSAVGAAQLARLITSQQGRSATSGTRKPPAYRSLADGIRLLVLEGRVPVAARLPAERELAVALTVSRTTVAAAYEALRGEGFLESRRGAGSWTAVPAGNPLPARGLEPLPPESLGSMIDLGCAALPAPEPWLTKAVQGALEELPPYAHTHGDYPAGLPALRRMLADRYTERGIPTMPEQIMVTTGAMGAIDAICSLFAGRGERIAVESPSYANILQLMRAAGVRLVPVAMAAGLSGWDMDVWRQVLRDSAPRLAYVVADFHNPTGALAPDEQRRAMVEAARSAGTVLVADETMAELRLDPDVEMPRPVCAFDPAGSTVVTVGSASKAFWAGMRIGWVRAAPDVIRSLVAARAYADLGTPVLEQLAVNWLMRTGGWEEAVGIRRDQARENRDALVAAVRRELPDWEFQVPRGGLTLWARAGGLSGSRLAEVGERVGVRVPSGPRFGVDGAFEGYVRLPFTVGGPVAEEAASRLAAAARLVGTGAGGSGAEPPRTFVA